In one window of Syngnathus scovelli strain Florida chromosome 22, RoL_Ssco_1.2, whole genome shotgun sequence DNA:
- the ptprb gene encoding receptor-type tyrosine-protein phosphatase beta isoform X2, with the protein MATGGLSATFKMGAPRIAVVVWMLQLVISVGTDETRQACRPSVMDVMSGWDGVRLTVSARGRNCSLAVRCADAAEDIRCARRSGEEGRADAEANVTASAWPAGAVVFTCDLHHMEPGSAYLLQVHAGGATPEVANVSVRTCPSAPSGLSVTSRQSDSLGLSWQAGPGRTQRFRLLVWEHSGMPRLLAALALAAGELSFRPPLSLVLPLLNETLESTAIWRAVGDLTPGRRYNITLATEAGGLRNHSTIRTQTAPAAVANLTAEADLTAEADGASLRLSWRGPAGEADALVVSLRSDDSAPRQTILRPDAGGVALAGLTPGSAYRVTVSTRSGELINSSEIDARTAPAPVSLLALTPSALGGLFLSWAPPAGHWDGYGLILRDGSREVVAAVDLPKEAVDFTFPGTGLLPGRRYRATLAVKSGRLAAESSCDGNMLPAPAYDLHIRHADETSLSAMWSHAPSGWRDAYFLTLVHGDVTVDTRALEPHVRECTFNVLTPGRIYNITVTARSGNLNASVFVEGRTVPMALSAMTLRSVAVDSLRASWEKPRGDVDSYELALLQDSVVVQNHSVALPVGPASLLLCGLTPGALYRLGAVAVSGGVRSKVTSLEGRTTPASASEVTAVNGGRADTLRVSWQPALGVVDSYLVRLEDGAGTALHSQAVSCHSAPECSFGSLTAGRMYAVVIVTRSGGLENATRVYARTQPAPAQKPTAVHSARDGFLKVYWRPASGDVSAYVVALWYNGSVAQQQSVPPARSDCVFGSLTPGRLYTVTVATWSGDLVSSAATDGRTLPACVSNLSLSNAGSAEVTVTWSPAPGDVDHYEITLLFNDTRVFPPLTLDSDARRHRFTSLTAGRLYKAVVSAVSGPNQRALFIQGRTVPAAVTDLRLTPRRPPADGGLTAWWTPALGDVDVYVVSLSAAASGEVAESRPVPNHVSSLDFLDLIPGQAYNITVQSRSGELTNSEAASGRTAPAPVSGLQADKEHTPHGLTVTWERPAGRYDAFRLLLADDGAATLADLTLPAAARSHRLDGLMAGRWYGVTVLTLSGGVASVPVTAEGQTRPAAVSNLTVTSANSSSLGFSWRHTDGHVDIYEASLFAWDDEERETQQVWGEPAGVQKVLPGVDACLFTGLQAGSLHRLQVVSWSRHLSSDSAVVARTAPSPVRGLRLDSSGETDKLASSWSHGDGRRSAYQVTLTEASGAVAGARLLGAERSAHVFAGLLPGRLYRLDVVTRSGEMSSNASALARTAPAPPTRLAIEQGPDNETLELAWAGPASGDYDSFAVAWTPPDRLAVARSGPTARLLAGAFPGRRYDFTVATVSGGASGGPVATSRPIRATVTTRPSPLRSLRCVPVSSSSVSCRWSPPVSDLDSFEVECRRHDDGELTSAVRLGAAVTAVTLDRLDAFRKYAVTVRAASHGRTGAPSTRTAVTMIDRPPAPPPSVSVSAAQVTWSSVLFRFNCSWFSDVNGAVRYFAVIVAQSDAHEVLLPEQRHPLPSYRHYVNNASVRAYQSAYFLNRCPRDASMTAGQSVEVNLGAGGDRLGGPCDRSRDNSYLGESFGDFCDGPLKQRTSYRLSVRAFTRLFDENGREFPQPLFSDTYLSAPLRTHAEPLGGAVEGASTCTFALGVMVTLASLLLYRRRVSAAVQENPLVRINLWKEPHSAATYLGVKSARRVSSPVKAAHFESHLSKLQADAGVLMSEEFEELKEAGRSQPAEAARLPDNRAKNRYNNILPYDSTRVKLSCLDDDSCSDYINASYVPGYNFRREYVATQGPLPATTDDFWRMLWEHGVRVVVMVTQCVEKGRVKCERYWPCYDETAYYGELLVQMTSESVLPEWTVRDFRISPERGGAPRAIRHFHFTVWPDHGVPEGTHALVQFVRTVRDFAERSAAAGPTVVHCSAGVGRTGTFIALDRLLQQLDAKSGVDVYGCVFDLRLHRQHMVQTECQYALLHQCVRDVLRARKHQSDYAIYENFDPDLRRELIYSGR; encoded by the exons ATGGCTACCGGCGGCCTCTCTGCCACCTTCAAAATGGGGGCGCCACGCATCGCTGTTGTCGTGTGGATGCTGCAG CTTGTGATTTCAGTCGGGACAGACGAGACGCGGCAAGCTTGTCGCCCGTCCGTCATGGACGTGATGTCCGGTTGGGATGGGGTGCGGCTAACTGTTAGCGCGCGAGGGCGCAACTGCTCCCTGGCCGTGCGGTGTGCGGACGCCGCCGAAGACATCCGTTGCGCCCGAAGAAGCGGCGAAGAAGGACGAGCCGACGCGGAGGCCAACGTGACGGCGAGTGCGTGGCCGGCGGGCGCTGTCGTCTTCACCTGCGACTTGCATCACATGGAACCGGGAAGCGCCTACCTGCTGCAGGTCCACGCCGGCGGCGCCACGCCGGAAGTGGCCAACGTCAGCGTGCGCACCT GCCCTTCGGCCCCATCAGGCCTGAGCGTGACTTCCaggcagagcgacagcctgggactTTCCTGGCAGGCGGGCCCAGGCCGGACTCAGCGTTtcaggctgctcgtgtgggagcATTCTGGTATGCCTCGGCTCTTGGCCGCGCTTGCTCTCGCGGCCGGCGAACTGAGCTTCCGTCCGCCTCTCTCGCTAGTGCTCCCGCTGCTGAACGAGACGCTGGAGAGCACCGCCATCTGGCGCGCTGTCGGCGACCTCACGCCGGGCAGGCGCTACAACATTACTCTGGCGACGGAGGCCGGCGGACTGCGCAACCACTCCACCATCCGCACGCAAACAG CGCCGGCCGCCGTGGCCAACCTGACGGCCGAAGCCGACCTGACGGCCGAAGCCGACGGCGCCTCTTTGCGCTTGTCGTGGCGAGGGCCGGCGGGCGAGGCGGACGCTCTGGTGGTGTCGCTGCGTTCGGACGACTCCGCCCCGCGACAGACGATTCTGCGGCCCGACGCCGGCGGGGTGGCGTTGGCCGGGCTGACGCCCGGCTCAGCCTATCGCGTGACGGTGAGCACCCGCAGCGGCGAGCTCATCAACTCGTCGGAGATCGACGCTCGCACAG CGCCGGCGCCGGTGTCGCTCCTGGCATTGACGCCCTCCGCCCTGGGGGGTCTCTTCTTGTCATGGGCGCCCCCCGCCGGGCACTGGGACGGCTACGGGCTCATCCTCCGTGACGGCTCCCGGGAAGTAGTCGCCGCTGTCGACCTGCCCAAGGAGGCCGTCGACTTCACCTTCCCCGGGACCGGACTGCTTCCCGGACGGCGCTACCGAGCCACGCTGGCCGTCAAAAGTGGACGGCTGGCCGCAGAAAGCAGCTGTGACGGAAACATGC TTCCGGCGCCCGCGTACGACCTCCACATCCGCCACGCCGACGAAACGTCCTTGAGCGCCATGTGGAGCCACGCCCCCTCCGGGTGGCGGGACGCTTACTTCCTGACCCTGGTCCACG GTGACGTCACTGTGGACACCAGAGCGCTGGAGCCTCACGTGAGGGAGTGCACCTTTAACGTCCTCACGCCCGGGAGGATTTACAACATCACCGTGACGGCCAGGAGCGGAAACCTCAACGCGTCTGTCTTTGTGGAGGGGCGGACAG TTCCTATGGCGTTGAGCGCCATGACACTGCGCAGCGTGGCCGTGGACAGCCTGCGGGCCTCCTGGGAAAAACCACGCGGGGACGTCGACTCGTACGAGCTGGCGCTACTCCAGGACAG TGTTGTCGTTCAGAACCACAGTGTTGCGCTTCCAGTAGGCCCCGCCTCCTTGCTGCTTTGCGGTCTCACGCCCGGCGCCCTATACAGGCTGGGGGCTGTGGCGGTCAGCGGCGGCGTGCGCTCCAAAGTCACAAGTCTGGAGGGACGGACAA CTCCGGCATCCGCGAGCGAGGTCACGGCGGTGAACGGCGGGCGTGCGGATACGCTGCGCGTGTCCTGGCAGCCGGCGCTCGGCGTGGTTGACAGTTACCTGGTCCGTCTGGAGGACGGGGCGGGAACGGCGCTTCACTCTCAGGCCGTGTCGTGCCACTCGGCGCCCGAGTGCTCCTTTGGCTCCCTGACGGCCGGACGCATGTACGCCGTCGTCATCGTGACCAGGAGCGGCGGCCTGGAGAACGCCACCCGGGTTTACGCACGCACAC AACCCGCCCCGGCGCAGAAGCCGACGGCCGTCCACTCGGCAAGGGACGGCTTCCTCAAG GTGTACTGGCGACCGGCGTCGGGCGACGTGAGCGCGTACGTGGTGGCGCTGTGGTACAACGGCAGCGTGGCCCAGCAGCAGAGCGTGCCGCCCGCGCGCAGCGACTGCGTCTTCGGCTCGCTCACGCCCGGCCGCCTTTACACCGTCACCGTAGCCACGTGGAGCGGAGACCTCGTCAGCAGCGCCGCCACAGACGGGCGCACCT TGCCAGCCTGTGTGTCCAATCTGTCACTGAGCAATGCAGGATCAGCGGAGGTGACCGTCACCTGGAGCCCCGCCCCCGGAGATGTGGATCACTACGAG ATCACACTGCTGTTCAACGACACTCGCGTGTTTCCGCCACTCACGTTGGACAGCGACGCGAGACGCCACCGATTCACGTCGCTGACGGCGGGACGCCTCTACAAGGCGGTGGTGTCCGCTGTCAGCGGGCCCAACCAGAGGGCGCTTTTCATCCAGGGACGCACAG TCCCTGCCGCCGTGACGGACCTCCGCCTGACGCCACGGCGCCCCCCTGCGGACGGAGGACTGACGGCCTGGTGGACGCCGGCGCTCGGAGACGTGGACGTGTACGTCGTGTCGCTgtcggccgccgcg AGCGGCGAGGTGGCGGAGTCTCGGCCCGTCCCCAATCACGTCTCGTCTCTGGACTTCTTGGATCTGATCCCGGGCCAGGCCTATAATATCACCGTGCAATCGCGAAGCGGGGAGCTGACGAATAGCGAGGCGGCGTCCGGCCGCACGG CCCCGGCGCCCGTGAGCGGGCTCCAGGCGGACAAGGAGCACACGCCGCACGGCCTGACGGTCACGTGGGAGCGGCCGGCGGGACGCTACGACGCCTTCAGGCTGCTGCTCGCCGACGACGGCGCCGCCACGCTGGCCGACCTGACGCTGCCGGCCGCCGCCCGCTCGCATCGCCTGGACGGGCTGATGGCCGGGAGGTGGTACGGCGTGACCGTGCTCACGCTCAGCGGGGGCGTGGCCTCCGTCCCAGTCACGGCCGAAGGGCAAACCC GTCCCGCCGCCGTGAGCAACTTAACGGTGACGTCTGCCAACTCGTCCTCCCTGGGCTTCTCGTGGCGCCACACGGACGGGCACGTCGACATCTACGAGGCGTCGCTCTTCGCTTGGGATGACGAAGAGCGGGAAACGCAGCAG GTTTGGGGTGAGCCGGCGGGCGTGCAGAAGGTGTTGCCGGGCGTGGACGCGTGCCTTTTCACGGGCCTGCAGGCGGGAAGTCTGCACCGGCTGCAGGTGGTCAGCTGGAGTCGACACCTGAGCAGCGACTCTGCCGTCGTCGCCAGAACCG CGCCCTCTCCCGTCCGCGGCCTGCGGCTGGACAGTTCTGGGGAGACGGACAAACTGGCAAGCAGCTGGAGCCACGGCGACGGCCGGCGGAGCGCCTACCAG gtgaCCTTGACGGAGGCGTCGGGCGCCGTGGCGGGAGCCCGGCTGCTGGGGGCGGAGCGGAGCGCTCACGTGTTTGCGGGGCTGCTTCCCGGGAGACTCTACCGCCTTGACGTGGTCACGCGCAGCGGCGAGATGAGCAGCAACGCCTCGGCGCTCGCACGCACCG CTCCAGCCCCGCCCACCCGGCTGGCGATCGAGCAAGGCCCGGACAACGAGACGCTGGAGCTGGCGTGGGCCGGCCCCGCCTCCGGCGACTACGACAGCTTCGCCGTGGCGTGGACGCCCCCCGACCGCTTGGCGGTGGCTCGCTCGGGCCCGACCGCTCGTCTGCTGGCCGGCGCCTTTCCGGGCCGACGCTACGACTTCACCGTGGCCACCGTGAGCGGGGGGGCGTCGGGCGGGCCGGTGGCCACCAGCCGGCCCATCCGGGCCACCGTCACGACAA GGCCGTCCCCTCTGCGCTCCCTCCGCTGCGTCCCCGTGTCGTCGTCGTCCGTGTCCTGCCGGTGGTCTCCCCCTGTGTCCGACTTGGACTCGTTCGAGGTGGAGTGTCGTCGCCACGACGACGGGGAGTTGACATCGGCCGTGCGTCTGGGGGCCGCCGTCACGGCCGTCACCCTGGACCGATTGGACGCCTTCAGGAAGTACGCGGTCACCGTGAGGGCGGCGTCGCACGGACGCACCGGCGCGCCCAGCACACGCACGGCCGTCACCATGATCGACC GTCCCCCGGCCCCGCCCCCCAGCGTGAGCGTGAGCGCGGCCCAGGTGACGTGGTCGTCCGTCTTGTTTCGCTTCAACTGCTCGTGGTTCAGCGACGTCAACGGCGCCGTCAGATACTTTGCCGTCATCGTGGCTCAGTCGGACG CCCACGAGGTCCTGCTGCCCGAGCAGCGCCACCCACTGCCCTCCTACCGCcactatgtcaacaacgcctcgGTCAGGGCCTACCAGAGCGCCTACTTCCTCAACAGATGCCCACGAGATGCCAGCATGACAGCCGGCCag TCGGTGGAGGTCAACTTGGGGGCGGGAGGCGACCGACTGGGCGGGCCCTGTGATCGTTCCCGTGACAACTCCTACTTGGGCGAGAGCTTTGGAGACTTCTGCGACGGCCCGCTCAAGCAGAGAACTTCTTACAG ACTCAGCGTGCGAGCGTTCACGCGACTGTTTGACGAAAACGGCAGAGAGTTTCCTCAGCCGCTCTTCAGCGACACCTACCTGTCCGCCCCGCTCAGGACGCACGCAG AGCCACTAGGGGGCGCGGTGGAGGGAGCCAGCACCTGCACGTTTGCATTAGGCGTGATGGTGACCCTGGCGTCGCTGCTGCTGTACCGCCGGCGAGTGAG tgCGGCGGTGCAGGAGAACCCGCTGGTCAGGATCAATCTGTGGAAGGAGCCGCATAGCGCCGCCACGTACCTGGGCGTCAAGAG CGCTCGTCGTGTCTCCAG TCCGGTGAAAGCCGCTCACTTTGAGTCTCACCTGTCGAAGCTCCAAGCGGACGCCGGCGTTCTGATGTCGGAGGAGTTTGAG GAGCTGAAGGAGGCGGGTCGCAGTCAGCCGGCGGAGGCGGCGCGCCTGCCCGACAACCGCGCCAAGAACCGCTACAACAACATCTTGCCGT ATGATTCCACACGCGTCAAGCTGTCATGTCTGGACGACGACTCGTGCTCCGACTATATTAACGCCAGCTACGTGCcg GGTTACAACTTCCGTCGCGAGTACGTGGCCACGCAAGGCCCGCTGCCCGCCACCACGGACGACTTCTGGAGGATGCTGTGGGAACACGGCGTGCGTGTCGTCGTCATGGTGACGCAGTGCGTGGAGAAGGGACGG GTCAAGTGCGAGCGCTACTGGCCTTGCTACGACGAGACGGCGTACTACGGCGAGCTGCTGGTCCAGATGACGTCCGAGTCGGTTCTTCCCGAGTGGACGGTCCGCGACTTCCGGATTTCCccg GAGAGAGGCGGAGCCCCCCGTGCCATCCGCCACTTCCACTTCACCGTGTGGCCCGACCACGGCGTCCCCGAGGGCACGCACGCCCTAGTCCAGTTTGTCAGGACCGTGCGAGACTTTGCGGAGCGCTCGGCCGCCGCCGGGCCCACCGTGGTCCACTGCAG CGCCGGCGTGGGCCGCACGGGGACCTTCATCGCGCTGGACCGCCTGCTGCAGCAGCTGGACGCCAAAAGCGGCGTGGACGTGTACGGCTGCGTCTTTGACCTGCGCCTGCACCGCCAGCACATGGTCCAGACCGAG TGCCAGTACGCCCTCCTGCATCAATGCGTGCGCGATGTGCTGAGAGCACGCAAACATCAGAGCGACTACGCCATCTATGAAAACTTTGACCCAGACTTGCGCCGCG AGCTGATCTACTCGGGCCGCTGA